The following are from one region of the Flavobacteriaceae bacterium UJ101 genome:
- the MOCS1|moaA gene encoding cyclic pyranopterin phosphate synthase (Catalyzes, together with MoaC, the conversion of 5'-GTP to cyclic pyranopterin monophosphate (cPMP or molybdopterin precursor Z); Belongs to the radical SAM superfamily. MoaA family.; KEGG: pae:PA1505 cyclic pyranopterin phosphate synthase), with the protein MPNEKIQFTPRENQMNAEELLAITQEFVKSGVQKVRLTGGEPLIRKDITTILKGLSALPIQLAMTTNGVLLGEYFDLLEEVNLKVINISLDSLNKEKFNQITKRDYFDQVWENIHAAIEKGFKVKLNTVLIKGFNDDEILDLVELSLKYKLQVRFIEFMPFDGNRWDFSKMVSEEEILRKVYQKYPEKTIEILPVKKHATARNFKLPNGLGNFGIISSVTNPFCDSCNRLRLTSDGKMKNCLFSNDEADLLTLFRQGKSIGEAVNLLIMKKYKVRAGMNELEDFKTSDQHGLNRSMVRIGG; encoded by the coding sequence ATGCCTAATGAAAAAATCCAATTCACACCTAGAGAAAATCAAATGAATGCAGAAGAACTGCTGGCTATTACCCAAGAATTTGTGAAATCGGGTGTTCAGAAAGTTCGTTTAACTGGAGGAGAACCTTTGATTAGAAAAGATATTACAACCATTTTAAAAGGTTTATCAGCATTACCCATTCAATTGGCTATGACAACCAATGGTGTTTTATTAGGGGAGTATTTTGATTTGTTAGAAGAGGTTAATCTTAAAGTCATTAATATTAGTTTAGACTCTCTAAATAAAGAAAAATTTAATCAAATTACGAAGCGTGATTATTTTGATCAAGTTTGGGAAAATATTCATGCAGCAATTGAAAAAGGGTTTAAAGTAAAGCTTAATACCGTTTTGATCAAAGGGTTTAATGACGATGAAATTTTAGATTTAGTAGAGTTATCGTTAAAATATAAATTGCAAGTTCGTTTTATAGAGTTCATGCCTTTTGATGGAAATCGTTGGGATTTTTCTAAAATGGTATCGGAAGAAGAGATTTTACGAAAAGTATATCAAAAATATCCAGAGAAAACAATAGAAATATTACCTGTAAAAAAACATGCAACTGCTAGGAATTTTAAATTGCCAAATGGTTTAGGAAATTTTGGAATAATAAGTTCTGTAACGAATCCTTTTTGTGATTCATGTAATCGTTTGCGTTTAACTTCTGATGGGAAAATGAAAAACTGTTTATTTTCAAATGACGAAGCAGATCTTTTGACGCTTTTTCGACAAGGAAAATCAATTGGTGAAGCAGTTAATTTGTTGATCATGAAGAAATATAAAGTTCGAGCAGGAATGAATGAATTAGAAGATTTCAAAACCTCAGATCAACACGGATTGAATCGAAGTATGGTACGTATTGGAGGGTAG
- the torZ gene encoding trimethylamine-N-oxide reductase (cytochrome c) (Reduces trimethylamine-N-oxide (TMAO) into trimethylamin; an anaerobic reaction coupled to energy-yielding reactions; Belongs to the prokaryotic molybdopterin-containing oxidoreductase family.; KEGG: mpq:ABA45_06340 trimethylamine-N-oxide reductase (cytochrome c)): MNRRDFLELSSIAATGVALGGLTLFSCDHQFDNETVLIPHACHWGPFKAVVKNGTLIGVQPLKEFDEMPTQMLTKGVLSRVYDKTRIKYPMVRRSYLEGLRTGNTKPELRGKDSFVRLTWDEALALTSNAIVDVMEKYGNGSLFSSSYGGWSHAGILRPHVLQGRFFGLIGGHSITKGDYSGGASQISLPHIIGDMEVYSPQTAWKVLERNTELVVLIGCDPWKNSRVEYRVADHQMYPIWKKLKEKGVQFVSINPHYTNTDEVLDAEWIKIIPNTDTALFTAMSYYIYQTGMYDKAYLNKYTVGFDRYLAYLLGEEGDDIPKTPEWAAKITGISAKKIIELAELCASKRTQFAPGWSVQRAQHGEMTHWSMINFAAMLGKIGKRGEGIGFSFHYGNGGTLQSGKTVPGGLPQGRNPVKTKCPASRISEMLLNPGKKYMHNGHESVFPNAKLVYNSGNNFMSHQQDTNELIRALNQQVKTIICQDPWWCASARFADIVLPATSTLERDGLASGGTYSNDRIYAMRQVIEPVGESLNDFEIFRRLAAIFGVEEKFTGGKTNFQILQEAYENSDGKKVMPFNEFWEKGIVRLEVPEEAKNWTRHGAFYENPMLNPLHTNSGKIELYSSVIDGFKAKGCPPMPKFIEPMEYLGNAKKGQLHVLGPHPNMRLHSQMANADIRKIENIQGRQHILINTEDAKERGISNGDLVEVYNKRGTLLAGAKVTDIIMKGVLSLEEGNWIQLDSKGRCNSGSINMLTPSIASSDLSQATSANTCLAYLKKCTDPESENKAFEPPEIEENYQYKMIYLGLAPRIETLKEQFASANMTPGEALFYNKCSICHAPHEPKELTLKQWEGVMQGMAPRAGLKGDEKKLVMDFLAENAKK, encoded by the coding sequence ATGAATAGAAGGGATTTTTTAGAATTATCATCAATTGCAGCTACAGGTGTCGCTTTAGGAGGGTTAACTTTGTTTAGTTGTGATCATCAATTTGATAATGAAACCGTTTTGATTCCTCATGCATGCCATTGGGGACCTTTTAAAGCCGTTGTTAAAAATGGTACCTTAATAGGTGTACAACCACTCAAAGAGTTCGATGAAATGCCTACCCAAATGCTTACAAAAGGTGTTTTAAGTAGGGTTTATGATAAAACAAGGATCAAGTATCCTATGGTTAGAAGATCTTATTTAGAAGGTTTAAGAACAGGAAATACAAAACCGGAATTAAGAGGAAAAGATTCTTTTGTACGTTTAACATGGGACGAAGCACTGGCATTAACTTCCAATGCGATAGTAGATGTTATGGAAAAATATGGAAATGGTTCTTTATTTAGTAGCTCATATGGAGGATGGTCCCATGCAGGAATTTTACGCCCTCATGTTTTACAAGGACGTTTTTTTGGATTGATAGGAGGACATTCTATTACAAAAGGAGATTATTCAGGAGGAGCTTCTCAAATTAGTTTACCACACATCATTGGAGATATGGAAGTCTATTCTCCTCAAACTGCATGGAAAGTACTAGAAAGAAACACCGAGTTAGTTGTTTTAATAGGTTGTGATCCCTGGAAAAATAGTCGGGTAGAATATCGTGTGGCTGATCATCAAATGTATCCTATTTGGAAAAAATTAAAAGAAAAAGGAGTTCAATTTGTTTCCATAAATCCACATTATACCAATACCGATGAGGTTTTAGATGCCGAATGGATAAAAATAATTCCCAATACTGATACTGCTTTATTTACAGCCATGTCATATTATATATATCAAACAGGAATGTATGATAAAGCCTATTTAAATAAATATACTGTAGGATTCGATCGATATTTAGCTTATTTATTAGGAGAAGAAGGAGATGATATCCCAAAAACACCTGAGTGGGCAGCTAAAATAACGGGAATTTCTGCAAAGAAAATTATAGAATTAGCTGAGTTATGTGCATCTAAGAGGACCCAATTTGCTCCTGGTTGGTCAGTTCAAAGAGCACAACATGGTGAAATGACCCATTGGTCTATGATTAATTTTGCCGCAATGTTAGGTAAAATTGGTAAAAGAGGAGAAGGTATTGGATTTAGTTTCCATTATGGAAATGGAGGTACATTACAGTCAGGTAAAACCGTTCCAGGAGGGTTGCCACAAGGAAGAAACCCTGTTAAAACAAAATGTCCAGCTTCCCGAATATCAGAAATGTTGCTAAATCCAGGTAAAAAATACATGCATAATGGTCATGAGTCTGTTTTTCCAAATGCAAAATTGGTGTATAATTCTGGAAATAATTTTATGTCGCATCAGCAAGACACTAATGAATTGATTAGAGCTTTAAATCAACAAGTTAAAACCATTATTTGTCAAGACCCATGGTGGTGTGCATCAGCCCGTTTTGCTGATATTGTACTTCCTGCAACCAGTACATTAGAACGTGATGGATTAGCCTCTGGAGGAACATATAGTAATGACCGAATATATGCAATGCGTCAAGTAATTGAACCAGTAGGAGAAAGTTTAAACGATTTTGAAATTTTTAGAAGATTAGCAGCCATATTTGGAGTAGAAGAGAAATTTACAGGAGGAAAAACAAATTTTCAAATTTTACAAGAAGCATATGAAAATTCTGATGGGAAGAAAGTTATGCCGTTTAATGAATTTTGGGAAAAAGGAATTGTACGTTTAGAAGTACCTGAAGAGGCGAAAAATTGGACACGACATGGTGCTTTTTATGAAAATCCTATGTTAAATCCATTGCATACTAATTCTGGAAAAATAGAATTATATTCTAGTGTTATTGATGGTTTTAAAGCAAAAGGATGCCCACCAATGCCAAAATTTATTGAGCCTATGGAATATTTAGGGAATGCAAAAAAAGGTCAGTTACACGTTTTGGGACCACATCCTAATATGCGTTTGCATTCACAAATGGCTAATGCTGATATTAGAAAAATAGAAAACATTCAAGGTCGACAACACATTTTAATTAATACAGAAGATGCTAAAGAAAGAGGTATTTCAAACGGAGATTTAGTTGAAGTATATAATAAAAGAGGTACACTTTTAGCAGGTGCAAAAGTAACGGATATTATTATGAAAGGTGTTTTAAGTCTTGAAGAAGGAAATTGGATTCAATTAGATTCAAAAGGGCGTTGTAATAGTGGTAGTATTAATATGCTAACACCAAGTATTGCAAGTAGTGATTTGAGTCAAGCAACTAGTGCCAATACATGTTTGGCCTATCTTAAAAAATGTACAGATCCTGAATCCGAAAATAAAGCTTTTGAACCTCCTGAAATTGAAGAAAACTATCAATATAAAATGATTTATTTAGGATTGGCACCAAGAATAGAAACATTGAAAGAACAATTTGCCTCTGCTAATATGACACCAGGAGAAGCTTTATTTTATAATAAATGTTCTATTTGTCACGCACCTCATGAGCCAAAAGAATTAACTTTAAAACAATGGGAGGGTGTTATGCAAGGGATGGCTCCAAGAGCAGGTTTAAAAGGAGATGAGAAAAAATTAGTAATGGATTTTCTAGCAGAAAATGCAAAAAAATAA
- a CDS encoding UPF0721 transmembrane protein YunE (Belongs to the UPF0721 family.) → MQELILLAIIGIAAGIVGGMTGLGGGIIIVPTLVFLFGFTQVNAQGTSTATLLFPIGILAAYNYHSEGQINWKFALIMALSFVIGGFLGSKIALSIDEKLVKRIFGCIMLFAAIKMLYGTFKI, encoded by the coding sequence ATGCAAGAACTTATTTTATTAGCTATTATTGGAATAGCAGCTGGAATTGTAGGTGGTATGACAGGTTTAGGAGGTGGAATTATTATTGTTCCAACTTTAGTTTTTCTTTTTGGTTTTACCCAAGTGAATGCACAAGGGACTTCAACAGCAACCTTACTTTTTCCCATTGGTATTCTAGCAGCTTATAATTATCATTCAGAAGGACAAATTAACTGGAAATTTGCTTTGATTATGGCTCTTTCATTTGTTATAGGTGGTTTTTTAGGATCAAAAATAGCTTTATCAATTGATGAAAAATTAGTAAAGCGTATTTTTGGATGCATTATGCTTTTTGCTGCTATAAAAATGCTTTATGGTACTTTTAAAATATAA
- a CDS encoding ribosomal-protein-alanine N-acetyltransferase (Putative N-acetyltransferase. May act on ribosomal proteins (Potential); Belongs to the acetyltransferase family; Contains 1 N-acetyltransferase domain.; KEGG: myr:MYRA21_2685 ribosomal-protein-alanine N-acetyltransferase) gives MNHITLENTRVELVPLTKDSFHHLFPIAQDMEMPYTPDPIHTKLDLENYISKAIQDPNAIPFIIFDKLKQRYAGSTRYYMISKPHKRLAIGFTWLGKEFQGTKLNQNIKYLMLEYAFETLNMERVEFFADVLNKQSVKAMKKIGCTEEGILRNHAQLRDRRRDTIVLSILKEEWLKEIKNNLYTFIQS, from the coding sequence ATGAATCACATTACTTTAGAAAATACTCGCGTTGAATTAGTCCCCTTAACCAAAGATTCCTTTCATCATCTTTTTCCTATTGCTCAAGATATGGAAATGCCCTACACACCCGACCCAATTCACACAAAATTAGATTTAGAAAACTATATTTCGAAAGCAATACAAGATCCAAATGCTATTCCATTTATCATTTTTGATAAATTAAAACAACGCTATGCTGGAAGTACTCGTTATTACATGATTTCAAAACCTCATAAACGTTTGGCTATAGGTTTTACATGGTTAGGAAAAGAATTTCAAGGAACTAAATTAAATCAAAACATAAAATATCTTATGCTAGAATATGCTTTTGAAACATTAAACATGGAGCGAGTTGAGTTTTTTGCTGACGTTTTAAACAAACAATCGGTAAAAGCAATGAAAAAAATTGGATGTACCGAGGAAGGAATTCTTCGAAACCATGCTCAACTAAGAGATCGAAGACGTGATACCATTGTTCTAAGCATTTTAAAAGAAGAATGGCTAAAAGAAATAAAAAATAATTTGTATACCTTTATCCAAAGTTAA
- a CDS encoding hydrolase MtnU (May be involved in a regulatory step in the methylthioribose (MTR) recycling pathway; Belongs to the carbon-nitrogen hydrolase superfamily. NIT1/NIT2 family; Contains 1 CN hydrolase domain.), translating to MENLHVSSVQFDISWENPDQNLTYLSQFISTIEKTNVIVLPEMFSTGFSMTPQLFENHHQENIISWMQNIAHTKQCAVCGSIIFKEKDTYYNRFLWIDETGQKIYYNKTHLFSLAGEEKVYQKDTTVAPIIHYKEWKIYPQICYDLRFPESSRNIQTKNYDLLIYVANWPERRSYAWNTLLKARAIENLSYVIATNRVGNDINQVNHSGDSQILNFEGNILKLAEKNTIQIVQTLLSKTKLIQFREKFSFLEDQI from the coding sequence ATGGAAAATTTACATGTCTCATCAGTTCAATTTGATATTTCTTGGGAAAATCCTGATCAAAATTTAACATACCTTTCCCAATTTATTTCCACTATTGAAAAAACCAATGTAATTGTTTTACCTGAAATGTTTTCTACGGGATTTTCTATGACTCCTCAGCTATTTGAAAATCATCATCAAGAAAATATAATCAGTTGGATGCAAAATATAGCACATACTAAGCAATGCGCTGTCTGTGGAAGCATTATTTTCAAAGAAAAGGACACATATTACAATCGTTTTTTATGGATTGATGAAACAGGTCAAAAAATCTATTATAATAAAACCCACTTATTTTCATTAGCTGGAGAAGAAAAAGTATATCAAAAAGATACTACCGTTGCTCCTATTATTCATTATAAAGAATGGAAAATTTATCCTCAAATTTGTTATGACCTTCGTTTTCCTGAATCTTCACGAAATATTCAAACAAAAAATTATGATCTTTTAATTTACGTTGCCAATTGGCCTGAACGTCGTTCATATGCATGGAATACTTTATTAAAAGCTCGTGCTATTGAAAATCTAAGTTATGTTATCGCTACAAATCGTGTGGGAAATGATATTAACCAAGTAAATCATTCGGGAGATTCTCAAATCCTTAATTTTGAAGGAAACATTTTAAAACTGGCAGAAAAGAATACCATTCAAATTGTACAAACTTTATTAAGCAAAACAAAACTTATTCAATTTCGGGAAAAATTCTCTTTTTTAGAAGACCAAATTTAA
- the menD gene encoding 2-succinyl-5-enolpyruvyl-6-hydroxy-3-cyclohexene-1-carboxylic-acidynthase (Catalyzes the thiamine diphosphate-dependent decarboxylation of 2-oxoglutarate and the subsequent addition of the resulting succinic semialdehyde-thiamine pyrophosphate anion to isochorismate to yield 2-succinyl-5-enolpyruvyl-6-hydroxy-3- cyclohexene-1-carboxylate (SEPHCHC); Belongs to the TPP enzyme family. MenD subfamily.; KEGG: ran:Riean_1086 2-succinyl-5-enolpyruvyl-6-hydroxy-3-cyclohexene-1-carboxylate synthase) → MKYSSKKIVQSLTEILVAKQITHTVISPGSRNAPLTTTFQSHPSIKPYSIVDERCAAFVSLGIIQKIKRPVVACCTSGSALLNYYPAVSEAFYQNKPLIIISADRPKEKIDQSFGQTIRQENVFKNHIGFSANLIEDSSEKGLRYNERLINEALNIAIQKQLPVHINIPFSEPFYGLEESISVSPKIIQHTPFDKVLNVNELDEFAKKWNVSKKKMVLIGQLPKQTLFQEQINHLLKDPSVIVLHETTSNINHEKAINSIDKTIFSLSPHNFEKIKPEILITVGKNIISKKIKKLLEQFPARYHANIAPNGNIIDTFSSLTHNFETKEELFFSQFFYLTQPHESDYQERWLNLKKEKHQKHQTFLNQCEFSDLKVFETVLQQLPQNIDLHLSNSSIVRYAQLFDLNPTIEHFCNRGTSGIDGSTSTAIGSAIASSKQTVFITGDISFFYDSNALWNSYTPQNFVIILLNNGGGEIFKFIPGPDQTNALKDYFATEHTLTAKHLATMYGYQYSKVIQLNDLQNQLQHVFSHNQPTLLEIDTRNVENATILRNYFQALK, encoded by the coding sequence ATGAAATATAGTTCTAAAAAAATAGTACAAAGCCTTACTGAAATACTGGTTGCGAAACAAATTACACATACTGTAATATCACCAGGATCACGCAATGCGCCTTTAACCACAACATTTCAGTCGCACCCATCCATTAAACCTTACAGTATTGTTGATGAACGCTGTGCTGCTTTTGTTTCTTTAGGGATAATTCAAAAAATTAAAAGACCGGTTGTTGCTTGTTGTACTTCTGGATCGGCTCTTTTAAATTATTACCCAGCAGTTAGTGAAGCTTTTTATCAAAACAAACCCTTAATTATTATTTCAGCAGATCGTCCTAAAGAAAAAATAGATCAATCTTTTGGGCAAACCATTCGCCAAGAAAATGTTTTTAAAAATCATATTGGTTTTTCTGCTAATTTAATTGAAGATTCTTCAGAAAAAGGATTACGTTATAACGAACGTTTAATTAATGAAGCTTTAAATATTGCTATTCAAAAACAGCTTCCTGTACATATTAATATTCCCTTTTCAGAACCTTTTTATGGATTGGAAGAATCGATCTCTGTTTCACCTAAAATTATTCAGCACACTCCATTTGATAAAGTTCTTAATGTTAATGAATTAGATGAATTTGCCAAAAAATGGAACGTATCAAAGAAAAAAATGGTTTTAATAGGTCAATTACCTAAACAAACACTATTTCAGGAACAAATTAACCATTTATTAAAAGATCCTTCTGTTATTGTTTTACATGAAACTACCTCTAATATAAATCACGAGAAAGCAATCAATAGTATTGATAAAACTATTTTTTCTTTATCTCCTCATAATTTTGAAAAAATAAAACCAGAAATTCTTATTACAGTAGGTAAAAATATTATTTCAAAAAAGATAAAAAAATTACTGGAACAATTTCCAGCTAGATACCATGCTAACATTGCTCCAAATGGAAATATAATCGATACTTTTTCTAGTTTAACCCACAATTTTGAAACTAAGGAAGAATTATTTTTTTCACAGTTTTTTTATCTGACACAGCCTCATGAATCTGATTACCAAGAAAGATGGTTAAATCTCAAAAAAGAGAAACATCAAAAACATCAAACCTTTTTGAACCAATGTGAATTTTCAGATTTAAAAGTGTTTGAAACAGTTCTTCAACAACTTCCTCAAAATATTGATTTACATCTAAGCAATAGTTCTATTGTTCGATATGCTCAATTATTTGATCTAAATCCTACAATTGAACACTTTTGCAACAGAGGAACGAGTGGCATTGATGGAAGTACAAGCACTGCCATTGGATCTGCGATAGCATCTTCAAAGCAAACTGTTTTTATTACAGGCGATATTAGTTTTTTTTATGATTCCAATGCATTATGGAACTCTTATACTCCCCAGAATTTTGTAATTATTTTACTCAACAATGGTGGTGGTGAGATCTTTAAATTTATCCCAGGTCCTGATCAAACTAATGCTTTAAAAGATTATTTTGCAACTGAACATACTTTAACAGCTAAACATTTAGCCACCATGTATGGCTATCAATATTCCAAAGTAATACAATTGAATGATTTGCAAAACCAATTACAGCATGTCTTTTCTCATAATCAACCTACTTTACTAGAGATTGATACACGAAATGTTGAAAATGCGACTATTTTAAGAAACTATTTTCAAGCATTAAAATAA
- a CDS encoding thioredoxin-disulfide reductase (Catalyzes the conversion of D-glucosaminate (GlcNA) to 2-keto-3-deoxy-D-gluconic acid (KDGA) and ammonia; Belongs to the class-II pyridine nucleotide-disulfide oxidoreductase family.; KEGG: rbi:RB2501_00781 thioredoxin reductase (NADPH)) → MSVERLKTLIIGSGPAGYTAAIYASRADLNPVMYTGMQMGGQLTTTTEVDNFPGYPKGITGPELMEDLKQQAERFGTEVRFGVATKVDFSKEKGGIHKVTINDGAEEKIIEAQTVIISTGASAKYLGLESETRLMGGGVSACATCDGFFYKGKDVIVVGGGDTATEEATYLANLCNKVYLAVRRDEFRASKAMVHRVERTENVEVLFNTEVEEILGESVVEGVRVVNNQTGEKKEIKLDGYFSAIGHKPNTDLFAEHLKLDETGYIITESGSSRTEIPGVFAAGDVQDHIYRQAITAAGSGCMAAIDAERYIAELAH, encoded by the coding sequence ATGTCAGTAGAAAGATTAAAGACACTTATAATAGGTTCAGGTCCAGCAGGATATACAGCGGCTATTTATGCTTCAAGAGCAGATTTAAACCCTGTAATGTATACAGGAATGCAAATGGGAGGACAGTTGACAACGACAACAGAGGTAGACAATTTTCCAGGTTACCCAAAAGGAATTACAGGACCTGAATTAATGGAAGATTTAAAACAGCAAGCAGAACGCTTTGGTACAGAAGTACGTTTTGGTGTTGCGACAAAAGTTGATTTTTCCAAAGAAAAAGGAGGAATTCATAAAGTAACGATTAATGATGGAGCTGAGGAAAAAATAATAGAAGCTCAAACAGTTATTATTTCTACAGGAGCTTCAGCTAAATATTTAGGTTTAGAAAGTGAAACACGTCTTATGGGAGGTGGAGTATCTGCTTGTGCTACTTGTGATGGCTTTTTCTATAAAGGAAAAGATGTAATTGTAGTAGGAGGAGGTGATACTGCAACAGAAGAAGCAACGTATTTGGCTAATTTATGTAATAAAGTATATTTAGCAGTTCGTCGTGATGAATTTAGAGCTTCAAAGGCGATGGTACATCGTGTAGAAAGAACAGAAAATGTAGAAGTTTTATTTAATACTGAAGTAGAAGAAATTTTAGGAGAATCTGTTGTAGAAGGAGTTCGTGTAGTGAATAATCAAACAGGAGAAAAGAAAGAAATCAAATTAGATGGTTATTTCTCTGCGATTGGTCATAAACCGAATACCGATTTATTTGCAGAACACTTAAAGTTAGATGAAACAGGTTATATTATTACAGAATCAGGAAGTTCAAGAACCGAAATTCCTGGAGTTTTTGCAGCAGGAGATGTGCAAGATCATATTTATCGCCAGGCAATTACAGCTGCAGGAAGTGGGTGTATGGCTGCAATTGATGCAGAGCGTTATATTGCTGAATTGGCTCATTAA
- the rumA gene encoding 23S rRNA (uracil(1939)-C(5))-methyltransferase (Catalyzes the formation of 5-methyl-uridine at position 1939 (m5U1939) in 23S rRNA; Belongs to the class I-like SAM-binding methyltransferase superfamily. RNA M5U methyltransferase family. RlmD subfamily; Contains 1 TRAM domain.; KEGG: mlt:VC82_2408 23S rRNA (uracil1939-C5)-methyltransferase), with protein MYFCAMGRRKKNQIFENIELIDAGAKGVAIGKNEEGRVVFVKNAVPGDIVDVQVRKQKRKYVEGVPIAFHQYSDKRVEPECEHFGICGGCKWQNLGYEHQLFYKQKEVENNLKRLGGIQIPEITSIKGSEAIYFYRNKMEFSFSDKRWITEEEIKSGKEFTDTNALGFHIPGMWSKILDLNKCYLQAEPSNSIRLAVKKYAEEHQLEFFDLYNQEGFLRTLMIRTSSTGELMVLIQFFKENKEQREGLLNFLKNEFDITSLLYAINPKGNDSLYDLDVKLFDGRDHIFEEMEGLQFKIGPKSFYQTNSDQAYELYKLTRDFADLKGDELVYDLYTGTGTIAQFISKKAKKVVGVEAVPEAIEAAKENAKRNNIENCTFYCGDMKTVFTEDFIKQHGHPDVIITDPPRDGMHKKVVEQILKVAPQKVVYVSCNSATQARDLALMNEIYKVTRVQPVDMFPQTHHVENIVLLEKR; from the coding sequence ATGTATTTTTGCGCTATGGGAAGACGAAAAAAGAATCAAATTTTTGAAAATATAGAACTGATTGATGCGGGAGCTAAAGGAGTAGCGATAGGTAAAAATGAAGAAGGACGCGTTGTTTTTGTAAAAAATGCAGTTCCAGGAGATATAGTGGATGTTCAAGTTAGAAAGCAAAAAAGAAAATATGTGGAAGGTGTTCCAATTGCATTTCATCAATATTCTGATAAGCGAGTTGAACCTGAATGTGAACATTTTGGAATATGTGGAGGGTGTAAATGGCAAAATTTAGGATACGAACATCAGTTATTTTATAAACAAAAAGAAGTTGAGAATAATTTAAAACGTCTTGGAGGTATTCAAATTCCTGAAATAACATCTATTAAAGGTTCTGAAGCGATCTATTTTTATCGTAATAAAATGGAATTTTCATTTTCTGATAAAAGATGGATTACCGAAGAGGAAATTAAAAGTGGAAAAGAATTTACAGATACAAATGCCTTAGGTTTTCATATTCCTGGTATGTGGAGTAAAATTTTAGACTTGAACAAGTGCTATTTGCAAGCAGAACCTTCTAATAGTATTCGTCTGGCTGTAAAAAAATATGCAGAAGAACATCAATTGGAGTTTTTCGATTTATATAATCAAGAAGGGTTTTTACGTACATTGATGATTCGTACTTCTTCTACAGGTGAATTGATGGTTTTGATTCAATTTTTTAAAGAAAATAAAGAGCAACGAGAAGGTTTGTTAAACTTTTTAAAAAATGAATTTGATATAACTTCTTTATTGTATGCTATTAACCCTAAAGGTAATGATTCTCTTTATGATTTAGATGTTAAACTTTTTGATGGTAGAGATCATATTTTTGAAGAAATGGAAGGGTTACAATTTAAAATTGGGCCTAAATCCTTTTACCAAACCAATTCAGATCAAGCATATGAATTATACAAACTTACACGTGATTTTGCAGATTTAAAAGGAGATGAGTTGGTGTATGATTTGTATACTGGTACAGGAACAATAGCTCAATTTATTAGTAAAAAGGCTAAAAAGGTAGTAGGAGTAGAAGCAGTACCAGAAGCCATTGAAGCAGCAAAAGAAAATGCGAAGCGAAATAATATTGAAAATTGTACTTTTTATTGTGGCGATATGAAAACTGTTTTTACAGAAGATTTTATAAAACAACATGGACATCCTGATGTGATTATAACGGATCCTCCACGTGATGGAATGCATAAAAAAGTTGTAGAACAAATTTTAAAAGTAGCTCCGCAAAAAGTAGTATATGTTAGTTGTAACTCTGCTACACAAGCGAGAGACTTAGCATTGATGAATGAAATATATAAAGTGACAAGGGTTCAACCTGTTGATATGTTCCCTCAAACTCATCATGTTGAGAATATTGTTTTATTAGAAAAAAGATAA